One window from the genome of Podospora pseudocomata strain CBS 415.72m chromosome 6, whole genome shotgun sequence encodes:
- a CDS encoding hypothetical protein (EggNog:ENOG503PMVQ) — MSAPLLMHPAESATADNTKPRLACPFFRYDPCRHYACASYELKGFEAVKKHLERKHILKNHCARCFRSFESEDARNNHIVSERCSIALGRDEITYDEWTTARRCPRTKSCEVKWKWLWTTFFKLPALPRELIYFQDAVVEAKNVLIDPVTIQSVLKARLHLDQQEISSVADEVREALLRKNSGARPYRVCDSEGGGDNGIPANLKASGYGSMGVGAAEMEAEAVAFALPPARHALLPEEPCLPIIGESSPHPAAVVSPVTPLPTSFSLGPISVPQQPASTSGEGPETNTFGAWRTVCLVPWATADGILARLMEDPISWFKPNGPKWSDVYDHIDRDALRKFWALGNTPAVQVSIPIRSTHVQSLAAIESELFDFEVAGIRPSSSTGYIPGL; from the coding sequence ATGTCAGCTCCATTACTGATGCACCCTGCTGAGTCTGCCACCgccgacaacaccaagccaAGGCTAGCTTGTCCCTTCTTCCGTTATGATCCATGTCGCCATTACGCGTGCGCCAGTTACGAGCTGAAGGGCTTCGAGGCGGTCAAGAAGCACCTCGAGAGGAAACACATCCTGAAGAATCACTGCGCCCGTTGCTTCAGGTCGTTTGAAAGTGAGGATGCAAGAAACAACCACATCGTGAGCGAGCGCTGTTCAATCGCGCTTGGCCGCGACGAAATAACATACGACGAATGGACCACAGCGCGGCGGTGCCCTAGAACGAAGTCCTGTGAAGTGAAGTGGAAGTGGTTGTGGACGACATTCTTCAAGCTCCCAGCACTGCCTCGAGAGCTTATCTATTTTCAAGATGCTGTCGTGGAGGCCAAAAACGTTTTGATCGACCCTGTTACCATACAGTCAGTTCTCAAGGCGCGACTGCACCTTGATCAACAGGAAATTTCATCAGTAGCCGACGAGGTCCGCGAAGCCTTGCTCCGTAAAAATTCCGGTGCAAGACCTTATCGCGTCTGCGACAGCGAGGGTGGCGGTGACAATGGGATACCGGCTAACTTGAAAGCCTCGGGGTATGGGTCTATGGGTGTAGGGGCCGCAGAAATGGAAGCAGAGGCCGTTGCTTTTGCCCTTCCACCAGCGCGACACGCATTGCTTCCAGAAGAACCATGTCTCCCAATCATCGGAGAATCTTCTCCTCACCCTGCCGCTGTGGTCAGTCCTGTCACCCCTCTGCCAACCAGCTTTAGCCTCGGACCGATATCGGTACCTCAACAACCAGCGTCCACCAGCGGCGAGGGCCCTGAAACAAACACCTTCGGCGCTTGGCGAACCGTGTGTTTGGTCCCTTGGGCGACCGCGGATGGGATCTTGGCAAGGTTGATGGAAGACCCGATTTCATGGTTTAAACCGAATGGTCCCAAGTGGAGTGACGTTTACGACCACATCGACCGAGATGCTCTGAGGAAGTTCTGGGCCCTTGGAAACACACCGGCAGTACAGGTTTCGATACCGATCCGGTCCACCCATGTCCAAAGCCTGGCCGCAATAGAATCCGAGCTGTTCGATTTCGAGGTCGCAGGCATCCGGCCTTCATCGTCCACGGGTTACATTCCAGGGCTCTGA
- a CDS encoding hypothetical protein (EggNog:ENOG503P65I; COG:S), producing the protein MAMIANKATSDLSYEQTVRPKDRKRKRRCEIKNYDTDGDNDIPYLEQEDKAPGTGSSDISWSCPFWKRDPFHHMDCMSYKLRRIRDVKQHLMRKHYELPFYCPICQHKFSDIKERDHHIRQRTCTEDLKVRTDLPNTSIPPEKQELLRARLGGSDKEIWYQIWDILFEARTPPATPHQKTVIEEVVDVLQGFWSEHRLEIILDVTHGQDSYDEDADSIRAQLPGLMSTALSSLVRRVKEAVHKIDHCEPTSPATENYGTPVTSTPSNFTSTFPSKRHESFMKKKGQNDAHTRKLGRVCKEYMSMRKEIWQPLAARCEEKWNVVEMQCMSNGLKGIQSHARAYTKLVTPATSMMETSVCQPPATPPPQSFDNPQFEGFENFSPSQEVDGGLIQPFGAGHDPGFDMGSDGTSDFLQDWDSSIIFSLFPRGHGARLWNFGASSASAHSEGMQYPPLSNTTTSEGSFLKWDGGDG; encoded by the exons ATGGCTATGATTGCAAACAAAGCGACATCCGACCTCTCGTATGAGCAGACCGTTAGGCCAAAGGATCGCAAAAGAAAACGCAGATGTGAGATCAAGAACTACGACACCGACGGGGACAATGATATTCCATACCTCGAGCAGGAAGACAAGGCTCCGGGGACTGGATCTTCCGATATATCGTGGAGTTGTCCATTCTGGAAGCGGGACCCTTTTCACCATATGGATTGCATGTCCTACAAGCTTAGACGAATTCGAGATGTCAAGCAGCATCTCATGCGCAAACATTACGAACTCCCGTTTTACTGCCCGATTTGCCAACACAAGTTTTCCGACATCAAGGAACGCGATCATCACATCCGACAGCGAACATGTACGGAAGATTTGAAAGTGAGAACAGACCTACCAAACACATCGATTCCGCCTGAAAAGCAGGAGCTGTTGCGAGCGCGGTTGGGTGGGTCAGACAAGGAGATATGGTATCAGATTTGGGATATCCTTTTTGAAGCCAGGACACCACCGGCGACACCACATCAGAAGACCGTCATCGAAGAAGTTGTCGATGTGTTGCAAGGGTTCTGGAGTGAACACCGATTGGAAATCATTCTTGATGTCACCCACGGACAGGATTCATACGACGAAGACGCCGATTCTATCAGAGCGCAGCTCCCAGGCTTGATGTCAACGGCATTGTCTAGTCTcgtgaggagggtgaaagaGGCTGTCCACAAGATCGACCACTGTGagccaacatcaccagcaacTGAGAATTATGGGACACCGGTTACCAGCACGCCATCCAACTTTACGTCGACATTCCCATCAAAGAGACACGAAAGCttcatgaagaagaagggtcaGAATGACGCTCATACGAGGAagctggggagggtgtgCAAGGAGTACATGAGTATGCGCAAGGAAATTTGGCAACCCCTGGCGGCAAGGTGTGAAGAGAAGTGGAATGTGGTTGAAATGCag TGCATGTCCAACGGCCTCAAGGGCATTCAATCCCACGCTCGTGCTTATACCAAATTGGTGACGCCAGCCACTAGCATGATGGAAACATCGGTTTGTCAACCTCCCGcaacgccaccaccacaaagcTTCGATAACCCCCAGTTCGAAGGTTTCGAAAACTTCTCGCCATCCCAAGAGGTCGACGGCGGGTTAATACAACCCTTTGGCGCAGGTCACGACCCGGGATTCGATATGGGGAGCGATGGCACAAGTGATTTTCTCCAGGATTGGGACTCTTCGATTATTTTCTCACTCTTCCCTAGAGGTCATGGGGCCAGACTCTGGAATTTTGGGGCCAGTTCGGCCAGTGCTCATTCCGAAGGAATGCAGTATCCGCCACTATCAAACACCACGACCAGTGAGGGTTCCTTTCTAAaatgggatggtggtgacggctGA
- a CDS encoding hypothetical protein (EggNog:ENOG503P85E; COG:S) has product MFHIRRRRNVLQDNLGSTPPPNRKPTLTSSGPNSTSGPAADCELPHHDDSGAQPKRGFSQLPPEIHLIITQHLIYPDALSLKHTSRYFYRLVDTGVKLKVDWLMERRKLHLECPSNQRCDLGSDLRFCRGSVKLLMQRRREHIECESRPGLGCLIYGTETCPHARKLKTKIKRWLRGPVTMEMRWVLLVIGVALLPLIIMGWVWLMESCVWN; this is encoded by the exons ATGTTCCacatccgccgccgccgcaacgTTCTGCAGGACAACCTGGGCTCCACACCGCCGCCGAACCGGAAACCCACATTGACGTCTTCCGGACCCAACTCCACTTCCGGCCCGGCGGCTGATTGCGAACTGCCTCATCATGATGATTCCGGCGCTCAACCAAAAAGGGGCTTTTCCCAACTGCCACCAGAGATCCATCTGATAATCACACAACATCTCATCTATCCCGATGCCCTATCCCTCAAGCACACCTCTCGCTATTTCTACCGGCTCGTCGATACCGGCGTGAAACTGAAGGTTGATTGGCtcatggagaggaggaagctgcATCTGGAATGCCCGAGTAATCAGCGATGTGATTTGGGGAGTGACTTGCGGTTTTGTAGGGGGAGCGTAAA GTTATTGATGCAACGAAGAAGAGAGCATATCGAGTGTGAATCACGACCTGGTTTAGGCTGTCTAATTTATGGTACAGAGACCTGTCCCCATGCGAGGAAGCTCAAGACCAAAATCAAGAGGTGGTTAAGGGGCCCGGTGACGATGGAGATGAGATGGGTCTTGTTGGTTATTGGTGTTGCTTTGCTGCCATTGATCATaatgggttgggtttggttgATGGAGAGCTGTGTTTGGAATTGA
- a CDS encoding hypothetical protein (EggNog:ENOG503P0J7; COG:S) yields the protein MSSLRSYSDNDDDSSEYGYNLSPEEERLLCALADHISPVVPTSAPPEPAPTKVPAPAPRIPAPRTSRPPPSPPKRSKPSQPTIDSKAPSSSWDPPVPEVVSVFRPPTVPQNKPRPSQLVKPRWDISGGIKPDASQAVDEALDALSENDLKFDIIQLTPETNPRTYRHGSANSKHVGRESGDSQDSGIWNAPRSSGSRVSFDVKHKTARTSTVDTIPHVNYPDLSQALAGVSDTSLSVSDENPQHMLEIEVKRRNGVVPSPLSQFRSFPKKPLSVTDLTAGLWCELQHYYTLSRLPFGRRTQTPAMKRGSKVHEKLEREVFQPVTVTIAKKVDNLGLQMWNVILGLRTLRDTGSTRELQVWGMVDGNLVNGVIDYLSYENPDSELEEETLSSRGSQTTASQRLADTMMQVYITDIKTRLTPKPPSKPQVHMSLIQLFLYHRFLSEMASDKLDYFQIFGRYNLNPEEPFSDSFMAQMGALHEEVFEDGDSESETEGASEWGYESESARTTTTSTTTTTTESSAYFSAPASPGVGKRPKGLKYGNLQSLLGLLKFELQVTFPHGASDIGQIVAVEYRYRGKGKAPAAAEEEDEDEIDKDEGRVISTTTYFVEPGTLDTYLAQTMPWWKGEREPRGVEMEDAFKCGYCEFVGECEWRAKMNDEVVRKAMANRARRERKRMKEEGAVVVGEGLEGEQGEKPVLEEYSGDVEESASQRKKKGKKRGGEEKKSRSRKRQSASQEGIAW from the exons ATGTCGAGCCTCAGGTCATATagcgacaacgacgacgacagcagcGAGTATGGCTACAACCTGAGcccggaggaggaaagaCTTCTTTGCGCACTTGCCGACCACATTTCTCCCGTGGTTCCAACGTCGGCCCCGCCAGAACCAGCGCCGACGAAAGTTCCAGCGCCCGCACCGCGAATCCCAGCTCCGCGTACGTCAcgaccaccgccctccccacccaagCGCTCCAagccctcccaacccacaaTCGATTCAAAggcgccatcttcatcatggGATCCGCCCGTACCCGAAGTTGTTTCGGTCTTCAGACCCCCAACAGTGCCCCAGAATAAACCGAGGCCATCGCAGCTAGTCAAGCCGAGGTGGGACATCAGTGGCGGCATCAAACCCGATGCTTCTCAAGCCGTTGATGAAGCGCTCGACGCCCTCAGTGAGAACGACTTGAAATTTGACATCATCCAGCTCACCCCCGAAACGAACCCTCGTACCTATCGTCATGGCTCGGCAAATTCTAAGCATGTGGGCAGGGAGAGCGGTGACAGTCAGGACAGTGGAATCTGGAATGCGCCGCGCAGCAGTGGCAGTCGTGTGTCTTTCGACGTCAAGCACAAGACAGCGCGCACGTCTACCGTGGATACAATACCGCACGTCAACTACCCGGACC TGAGTCAGGCGCTTGCTGGCGTCAGCGACACGTCGTTATCTGTGTCGGATGAGAACCCCCAACACATGCTCGAGATAGAAGTCAAGAGACGCAATGGCGTTGTTCCGTCGCCCCTCTCCCAGTTTCGATCTTTCCCAAAGAAACCACTGTCTGTTACTGATCTTACAGCCGGGTTATGGTGCGAGTTGCAGCACTACTACACACTGTCGAGACTTCCGTTTGGCAGAAGGACGCAAACTCCTGCCATGAAGAGGGGCTCCAAGGTTCACGAGAAGCTCGAGCGCGAAGTTTTTCAGCCCGTTACAGTCACCATCGCTAAAAAGGTGGACAATTTAGGTCTGCAAATGTGGAATGTCATTTTGGGTTTACGAACGCTTCGCGATACTGGCTCAACCCGGGAACTGCAGGTTTGGGGCATGGTAGACGGCAACCTGGTGAACGGTGTCATTGACTACCTCAGCTACGAGAATCCCGATTCCGAACTAGAAGAGGAGACTCTCAGCAGTCGCGGAAGCCAAACCACCGCCTCACAACGCCTCGCTGACACCATGATGCAAGTCTACATAACCGACATCAAGACTCGTCTCACTCCCAAGCCCCCGTCTAAACCCCAGGTTCACATGTCCCTAATCCAGCTGTTCCTGTACCACCGTTTTCTCAGTGAGATGGCCTCGGACAAACTCGACTACTTCCAGATCTTTGGCCGGTACAACTTGAACCCAGAGGAACCCTTCTCAGACTCGTTTATGGCTCAAATGGGCGCTCTGCATGAAGAGGtgtttgaggatggggattcAGAAAGCGAAACGGAAGGGGCGTCAGAATGGGGGTATGAATCCGAAAGCGCCAGGACCACCACTACATccacgacaaccaccacgacgGAATCCTCTGCTTATTTCTCTGCCCCGGCGTCACCCGGTGTAGGGAAACGACCCAAGGGTCTCAAGTACGGCAATCTCCAATCGTTGCTAGGGCTTTTGAAGTTTGAGCTCCAGGTCACCTTTCCACATGGAGCATCGGATATCGGACAGATAGTAGCTGTGGAATATCGCTATCGAGGCAAGGGGAAGGcaccggctgctgctgaggaagaggatgaagacgagaTAGACAAGGATGAGGGGAGGGTCATCTCCACGACTACGTATTTTGTCGAGCCGGGCACGCTGGATACGTATCTTGCGCAGACTATGCcttggtggaagggggagagggagccgaggggggtggagatggaggatgcgtTCAAGTGTGGGTATTGCGAGTTTGTGGGGGAGTGTGAGTGGAGGGCGAAGATGAATGATGAGGTGGTCAGGAAGGCGATGGCGAACAGGGCTAGACGagaaaggaagaggatgaaggaggagggggcggtggttgttggggaggggttggagggggagcaggggGAGAAGCCGGTTTTGGAGGAGTATAgtggggatgtggaggagagcGCGTcgcagaggaagaagaaggggaagaagaggggtggtgaggagaagaaaagtAGGAGCAGGAAGAGGCAGAGTGCCAGTCAGGAGGGGATTGCGTGGTGA
- a CDS encoding hypothetical protein (EggNog:ENOG503NWGD; COG:U): protein MEHAAQAIDHVQQLYIRAGGGAGPPASERPPVFKAIGIGLAIGSGAFIGTSFVLKKVGLLRANEKYNEVAGEGYGYLKNFYWWAGMILMILGEGLNFAAYAFTDAILVTPLGALSVVITTILSAIFLKERLSMVGKVACFLCIVGSVVIVMNAPQTSAVKDIQDMQGFVVHPLFLSYAGVIIVGSAIVAFWLGPKYGAKNMMVYISICSWIGGLSVVATQGLGAAIIAQAGGKPQFNQWFLYVLLVFVIATLLTEIIYLNKALNLFNAALVTPTYYVYFTSTTIITSAILFRGFNGTPTSIITVVMGFLVICSGVVLLQLSKSAKDVPDTAVFAGDLDQIQTIAEQPQPETEPKADAIRGTAAIVRRLSSARQKMELEELKRLHEEKIQESLAPVSENGAPLYEWDGLRRRRTGTFSSHRTRPGTGVGASPAPSGAPFLAPPTPHPPLGWSHFPTEEELAEASRPVSPALSSIMGTIRSRARSALLPGHPDYKPSNNPSTTKVQSPMHPVQLTSIAVPGQDNPASSNNPSDDFLHPLGATRQTRAGTTASASSSKRRVQFPEYNEGEHPLPSPPTPPPHSAKRQFSFQNIFKRNQAQSIDGALESGGSPQRSGLNSRGYSSPQVRITGATEEERLGLVKPHPLAAKSMPVLQIQRFSEEEEEEEDSEDEQQHVQEKRPFVGGDGGDRKAREYGHSITQGYTNTSPPRKKTEKDVEKDELKAYEERRQRFKERRSMEGEKERPRERSGSGSGSGSGGSSSGSGSGKKGRRRGRADSKPPPQPPNHKRTGTGGGSGEFI from the exons ATGGAGCATGCAGCACAGGCGATCGACCATGTGCAACAACTCTATATCcgcgccggcggcggcgccgggCCACCCGCCTCCGAGAGACCCCCCGTTTTCAAGGCGATCGGCATAGGCCTCGCCATTGGCTCCGGCGCCTTCATCGGTACCTCGTTCGTGCTCAAAAAGGTCGGCCTGCTTCGCGCCAACGAAAAGTACAACGAGGTGGCTGGCGAGGGATATGGGTATCTCAAGAACTTTTACTGGTGGGCGGGCATGATCCTGATGATCTTGGGCGAGGGACTCAATTTCGCTGCGTACGCCTTCACCGATGCCATTCTGGTCACCCCTCTGGGAGCCCTGTCggtcgtcatcaccaccatcttgtcTGCCATTTTCTTGAAGGAGCGCTTGAGCATGGTCGGCAAGGTTGCTTGTTTTCTGTGTATCGTTGGGTCGGTTGTCATCGTCATGAATGCACCACAAACATCGGCTGTTAAGGACATCCAGGACATGCAAGGCTTCGTCGTACATCCGCTGTTTTTGAGCTATGCGGGCGTCATTATCGTCGGCAGCGCTATTGTCGCATTTTGGCTGGGACCAAAGTATGGCGCCAAGAATATGATGGTGTACATTTCCATCTGCAGTTGGATCGGCGGACTGAGCGTTGTGGCGACGCAGGGCCTGGGAgccgccatcatcgcccaGGCGGGAGGAAAGCCTCAGTTCAACCAGTGGTTTTTGTATGTGCTGTTGGTTTTCGTTATTGCTACGCTCTTGACCGAGATTATTTACCTCAAC AAAGCGCTCAATTTGTTCAACGCCGCCTTGGTTACCCCCACCTATTATGTCTACTTTACCAGTACCACCATTATCACCTCGGCAATCCTGTTTAGAGGTTTCAATGGCACACCGACATCGATTATCACCGTGGTGATGGGATTCTTGGTTATTTGCTCGGGGGTTGTTCTCCTGCAGCTGTCCAAGTCCGCCAAGGACGTCCCAGACACTGCCGTCTTTGCCGGTGACCTCGACCAAATCCAGACCATTGCCGAGCAGCCCCAGCCCGAAACCGAGCCCAAGGCGGACGCCATCAGAGGCACCGCTGCCATTGTCAGGCGCCTGTCATCCGCGAGACAAAAGATGGAATTGGAGGAGCTCAAACGATTGCACGAGGAAAAGATTCAAGAGAGTCTTGCCCCTGTCAGCGAAAATGGAGCTCCTCTCTACGAATGGGACGGTCTACGAAGAAGGCGCACCGGAACCTTCAGCAGTCACCGCACTCGTCCCGGCACCGGTGTGGGTGCCTCCCCCGCGCCCTCTGGCGCCCCCTTTCTCGCTCCTCCtacacctcaccctccactCGGCTGGTCACACTTCcccaccgaggaggagctcgccgaggCCAGCAGACCTGTCTCGCCTGCCCTCTCTAGCATAATGGGCACGATCCGCAGCCGCGCCCGgtctgccctcctcccaggGCACCCCGACTACAagcccagcaacaacccctccaccacaaagGTGCAAAGCCCAATGCACCCCGTCCAGTTGACCTCGATAGCAGTGCCAGGTCAGGACAATCCCGCTtcttccaacaacccatcaGATGATTTCCTGCACCCACTGGGAGCAACAAGACAAACCAGAGCAGGAACGACAGCTAGCGCCTCGAGTTCCAAACGGCGGGTCCAGTTCCCGGAATACAACGAGGGcgaacaccccctcccatcaccacccacccccccgccTCACTCTGCAAAGCGCCAGTTTTCCTTTCAAAACATTTTCAAACGCAACCAAGCCCAGTCCATCGACGGGGCGTTGGAGAGTGGCGGCAGCCCGCAGAGAAGCGGGCTCAACTCGAGGGGGTACTCGTCCCCTCAGGTGCGCATCACGGGCgcgacggaggaggagaggttaGGGCTGGTTAAGCCCCATCCTTTGGCCGCCAAGTCGATGCCTGTTCTGCAGATCCAGCGGTTttccgaagaggaggaggaagaggaggacagcgaggatgagcagcagcatgttCAGGAGAAGAGACcttttgttgggggggatgggggtgataGAAAGGCGAGGGAGTATGGGCATAGTATTACGCAGGGGTATACTAATACTTCCCctccgaggaagaagacggaAAAAGATGTGGAAAAGGATGAGCTGAAGGCTTatgaggagaggaggcagaggtttAAGGAGCGGAGGAgtatggagggggagaaggagaggccgagggagaggagtgggagtgggagtgggagtgggagtggggggaGTAGTTCTGGGTCAGGGAGTggcaagaaggggaggaggagagggagggcggATAGTAAACCGCCACCGCAGCCGCCTAATCATAAGAggacggggacgggagggggaagtgggGAGTTTATTTGA
- a CDS encoding hypothetical protein (EggNog:ENOG503P800; COG:Q), translated as MADHSSNTVYLVTGANRGIGLAIVKLLSARPKTTIIATTRSFSTPSPFDATTPHHATSCVIPILLDDAKDEISSSTLPSRLQSLGITHINTLIANAGSATGFKSVFDTTEEEYLADLNVNTLGPIRLFKALWPLLEKEGGKFVVIGSSVGSIGGLVTPEGEVEGGMLVCGGYGLSKCGVGWWVMKLRAELKMQGKGVVVGVVHPG; from the exons ATGGCCGATCACTCTTCCAACACTGTTTACTTGGTCACTGGGGCGAATAGGG GGATCGGCCTCGCCATCGTCAAACTCCTCTCCGCCCGCCCCAAAACAACCATCATCGCCACAACCCGCTCCTtttccactccctcccccttcgaTGCtacaaccccccaccatgCCACCAGCTGCGTCATCCCTATTCTTCTCGACGACGCAAAAGATGAGATATCATCATCTACCCTGCCCTCCCGCCTCCAATCCCTCGGCATCAcccacatcaacaccctcatcGCAAACGCCGGCTCGGCCACAGGTTTTAAATCAGTCTTTGACACGACAGAGGAAGAGTACCTCGCTGACCTTAATGTCAACACCCTCGGCCCAATCAGATTGTTCAAAGCACTATGGCcgctgttggagaaggaaggggggaagttTGTCGTGATTGGGAGTTCGGTGGGGAGTATAGGGGGTTTGGTGACaccggagggggaggtggagggggggatgttggtcTGTGGGGGGTATGGGTTGAGTAAATgtggggtggggtggtgggtgatgaagTTGAGGGCGGAACTTAAGATGcagggaaagggggtggtggttggggttgttcaTCCGGGGTGA
- the ADA2 gene encoding Transcriptional adapter ada2 (COG:K; EggNog:ENOG503NTWG), which translates to MGVIRKKIAARGGEGGVKYVCDVCSADITSTVRIRCAHSACNEYDLCVQCFANGSSSGSHQPATHPFRVIEQNSFPIFDREWGADEELLLLEGAEIYGLGSWADIADHIGGYRSKDEVREHYYKVYIESENFPLPKRCSPHDMELANEISREEFQSRKKRRIEERREAAKNAPALQPKTKPTASVPSCHEIQGYMPGRLEFETEYANEAEEAVQLMQFDPGDGINPRTGELEPEMELKLTVMEIYNCRLTQRAERKKVIFEHNLLDYRENSKIEKKRSKEERDLINKAKPFARMMNREDFENFCQGLIDELNLRQAIAQLQEWRSMRIGDLKSGEKYEQEKALRIQKSIPMGSMDRDRLAANQRGKNQPPPEPPSGAALLVAPELPIRSAASVGGTNGDAVNGGIKIEGKENQVNGSHINGGSMVVANGTPAKQKFVAQPIPGIQPLPLSQDNAPDLHLLTPEEAKLCETLRLQPKPYLMIKEQILKEAVKSNGSLKKKQAKEICRLDTQKGGRIFDFMVNAGWVIKA; encoded by the exons ATGGGTGTCATTCGCAAAAAGATTGCTGCCAGAGGCGGTGAGGGCGGTGTCAAGTATGTTTGCGACGTTTGCTCTGCAGACATCACTTCTACT GTCCGGATACGATGCGCACACAGCGCTTGCAATGAGTACGATCTTTGTGTACAATGCTTCGCCAATGGCTCCTCCAGCGGTTCCCACCAGCCtgccacccaccccttccgAGTTATCGAACAGAATTCCTTCCCCATATTTGATCGCGAATGGGGCGCCGACGAGGAACTGCTACTCCTAGAAGGAGCCGAGATATATGGCTTAGGGTCCTGGGCCGACATTGCCGATCATATTGGTGGCTACCGTAGCAAGGATGAGGTTCGCGAGCACTATTACAAGGTGTACATCGAGTCCGAAAACTTTCCGCTTCCGAAACGATGCAGCCCTCATGATATGGAACTGGCAAACGAGATTTCGAGAGAAGAGTTCCAGTCTCGCAAGAAGCGCAGGATCGAAGAGCGACGAGAGGCTGCAAAGAATGCCCCAGCTCTGCAACCAAAGACGAAACCGACGGCTAGTGTGCCGTCTTGTCACGAAATCCAGGGGTACATGCCCGGTCGGTTGGAGTTCGAGACAGAATATGCCAacgaggctgaagaagcagtACAACTCATGCAATTCGACCCAGGCGATGGCATCAACCCACGCACCGGCGAGCTCGAGCCAGAGATGGAGCTCAAGCTCACAGTTATGGAAATCTACAACTGCAGGTTAACACAGAGAGCCGAACGGAAGAAGGTCATCTTCGAACACAATCTTTTGGATTACCGAGAAAACAGCAAAATAGAAAAGAAGCGGTccaaggaagagagggacCTGATCAACAAGGCGAAGCCGTTCGCACGCATGATGAACCGGGAAGATTTCGAGAATTTTTGTCAGGGGCTGATTGACGAACTCAACCTACGGCAAGCCATTGCTCAGTTGCAAGAATGGCGAAGCATGCGCATTGGTGACCTCAAGAGCGGCGAGAAGTAcgagcaggagaaggcaTTGCGGATTCAGAAGTCGATACCTATGGGATCCATGGACCGAGACCGCCTAGCAGCAAACCAACGTGGCAAGAACCAGCCACCACCGGAACCACCAAGCGGCGCCGCCCTGCTGGTCGCGCCAGAGCTTCCCATCCGGTCGGCAGCGTCAGTCGGAGGCACAAATGGCGATGCGGTGAATGGCGGGATCAAGATCGAAGGCAAGGAGAACCAGGTCAACGGGAGCCACATCAACGGAGGCAGCATGGTGGTTGCCAATGGCACGCCAGCGAAACAGAAGTTTGTGGCGCAACCGATTCCAGGCATCCAGCCATTGCCGTTATCGCAAGACAACGCGCCTGATCTCCATCTTTTGACACCAGAGGAAGCGAAGCTCTGCGAGACGTTGCGCTTGCAGCCGAAGCCTTATCTGATGATCAAGGAGCAGATTTTGAAGGAGGCCGTCAAGAGCAACGGcagcttgaagaagaagcaggccaAGGAAATCTGCAGGCTGGATACACAAAAGGGAGGGCGCATCTTTGACTTTATGGTGAATGCTGGATGGGTCATCAAGGCTTGA